The following proteins are encoded in a genomic region of Pyramidobacter porci:
- a CDS encoding SEL1-like repeat protein: MTKNAMKRRALLILAVFLWSVSAWGAPSPASGDKTPAASGDQSPEAGEPATFNEGIQAWSSKDYELAYRIFQANAEKGSPQAMTALGYMYTMGSGVAEDFTVGMRWYRMAAAAGEPYAMYALYELMHAHPEREAHPGEAMEMLEAAIEKNIPMACQEYYQVLLQEGKGEDALEYVKKCAEDEQLWAMTAYGAALGERESAAEAAAGLELLKKAAAKGDAAAYYVAADMEKKRGHVDEAKRLHGLAAKADYAPSMYELGRLALDEGKGAEASELLLKAGKNGSWGAYVLLGRMSEKGKTVKKDPAAAARYYKMAADAGDPAGCNELGRLTEKGSGIAQSYTNAYRLYALGAEGGNGEALYNLGRMEIYGLGTEKNEQAGLAKLKRAAEMGESEAMTALATFYMEGKIVAANRGEALRLYREAAERGNPRAQFVMGEQLKSDTDREKMEQALKYYEKAAESGSADAQFALAQCYSDDHWHAPDLVRAVKWYNAAAEQGHPAAMCAMGLFRLDAAEKDSEIRAAAAMIDRAAEAGYVPAEYTLGLLYEQGQLGERDIRSAVIHYRRAAERGDANAQIRLAGIMKRGDYGYSVNLQESFRWYLAAARQGSELAQCNVAAMYAAGSGVDKDEREAFRWYTAAAEGGSAQAQYNLGLMRLRGIGTWKDAGEALKWLEESAKSGCAPAQNLLGTLYSEGVVVKRSFDVAQRWLQAAAESGSAAAQFNLGLLYSYSPEGDPSAAVSCFEQAANQGHALAAWYLGSAYEEGRGVEADFAKARQYYQLARDAGSRRAVEALQRLDRKEKEPRRDAARQLPPKP, translated from the coding sequence ATGACGAAAAATGCAATGAAAAGGCGGGCGCTCCTGATCCTGGCCGTGTTTTTGTGGAGCGTCTCCGCATGGGGCGCGCCCTCGCCCGCGAGCGGGGACAAAACCCCGGCGGCCAGCGGCGATCAGTCGCCCGAAGCCGGCGAACCGGCGACTTTCAACGAAGGCATCCAGGCGTGGAGCTCCAAGGATTACGAGCTGGCCTACCGCATTTTTCAGGCCAACGCCGAAAAGGGCTCGCCGCAGGCCATGACGGCTCTCGGTTACATGTACACGATGGGCAGCGGCGTCGCCGAAGATTTCACAGTCGGCATGCGCTGGTACCGTATGGCGGCCGCCGCCGGCGAGCCGTACGCCATGTACGCCCTCTACGAACTCATGCACGCGCATCCGGAGCGCGAGGCCCATCCCGGCGAAGCCATGGAGATGCTCGAGGCCGCCATTGAGAAGAACATCCCCATGGCCTGTCAGGAATATTACCAGGTGCTTCTCCAGGAAGGGAAGGGCGAAGACGCGCTCGAATACGTGAAAAAATGCGCCGAAGACGAGCAGCTCTGGGCCATGACCGCTTACGGCGCGGCGCTGGGCGAACGCGAATCCGCTGCGGAAGCGGCCGCCGGTCTGGAACTGCTGAAAAAAGCCGCGGCCAAGGGCGATGCGGCCGCCTATTACGTGGCCGCCGACATGGAAAAAAAACGCGGCCACGTGGATGAAGCCAAAAGACTGCACGGGCTGGCAGCCAAGGCGGATTACGCCCCCTCCATGTACGAGCTGGGACGCCTCGCTCTGGACGAAGGCAAAGGCGCCGAAGCTTCCGAGCTGCTGCTGAAAGCGGGCAAAAACGGTTCGTGGGGCGCCTACGTCCTGTTGGGACGCATGAGCGAAAAAGGCAAAACCGTGAAAAAGGATCCGGCTGCCGCAGCGCGCTACTACAAAATGGCCGCCGATGCCGGCGATCCCGCCGGATGCAACGAACTGGGGCGCCTGACCGAAAAAGGGAGCGGCATCGCGCAGTCTTATACGAACGCCTACCGTCTTTACGCGCTCGGCGCCGAAGGCGGCAACGGCGAAGCCCTGTACAACCTGGGACGTATGGAGATTTACGGCCTCGGCACCGAGAAGAACGAACAGGCCGGTCTGGCCAAGCTGAAAAGAGCGGCCGAAATGGGAGAATCGGAAGCGATGACCGCTCTGGCGACGTTTTACATGGAGGGCAAGATCGTCGCCGCCAACCGCGGCGAAGCCCTGCGCCTTTACCGCGAAGCCGCCGAACGCGGCAATCCGCGCGCGCAGTTCGTCATGGGCGAGCAGCTTAAATCCGACACCGACCGGGAAAAAATGGAGCAGGCCCTGAAATATTACGAAAAAGCCGCCGAGAGCGGCTCCGCCGACGCCCAGTTCGCGCTGGCCCAATGTTACTCCGACGATCACTGGCATGCGCCCGATCTGGTCCGCGCCGTCAAGTGGTACAACGCCGCCGCCGAACAGGGACATCCCGCGGCGATGTGCGCCATGGGGCTGTTCCGTCTCGACGCGGCCGAAAAGGACAGCGAGATCCGCGCCGCCGCGGCGATGATCGACCGGGCGGCGGAAGCCGGCTACGTTCCCGCCGAGTACACGCTGGGGCTGCTGTACGAGCAGGGACAGCTTGGAGAACGCGACATCCGCAGCGCCGTCATCCATTACCGGCGCGCCGCCGAACGCGGCGACGCCAACGCGCAGATCCGTCTGGCCGGCATCATGAAGCGCGGCGACTACGGTTATTCGGTCAACCTGCAGGAATCGTTCCGCTGGTATCTGGCCGCCGCCCGGCAGGGCAGCGAACTGGCGCAGTGCAACGTGGCCGCCATGTACGCCGCCGGTTCCGGCGTGGACAAGGACGAACGCGAGGCTTTCCGCTGGTACACGGCTGCAGCCGAAGGCGGCAGCGCGCAGGCGCAGTACAACCTCGGCCTGATGCGGCTGCGCGGCATCGGCACCTGGAAAGATGCCGGCGAAGCTCTCAAATGGCTGGAAGAATCCGCCAAATCGGGCTGCGCTCCCGCTCAGAACCTGTTGGGCACGCTTTATTCCGAAGGCGTTGTGGTGAAGCGTTCCTTCGACGTGGCGCAGCGCTGGCTGCAGGCCGCCGCCGAGAGCGGCTCCGCCGCCGCGCAGTTCAATCTCGGGCTGCTCTACAGCTACAGCCCCGAAGGCGACCCCTCCGCGGCCGTCAGCTGCTTCGAACAGGCGGCCAATCAGGGGCACGCGCTTGCCGCCTGGTACCTCGGCAGCGCTTACGAAGAAGGGCGCGGCGTCGAAGCCGACTTTGCCAAAGCGCGCCAATATTACCAGCTCGCCCGCGACGCCGGCAGCAGACGCGCGGTCGAAGCCTTGCAGCGCCTCGACCGAAAGGAAAAAGAGCCCCGTCGGGACGCCGCGCGACAGCTGCCCCCGAAGCCGTAA
- a CDS encoding YjiH family protein produces MSENAAPRSSALLKFVVFSLFGLFMFFFKLEWLSPNLKSVPVDFIVGSLQSRAMPAVKIFILAVMYVGAAMPFIKGTWNKNGMDIFMSIAKVCGAVIGTILYFNLWQSNAWLWRGDIGPFLFNKLAIPVGLVIPIGSVFLAFLASYGLMEFIGVLVDCVMRPLFRTPGRSAIDAVASFVGSYSIALIITNGVYRSNRYTAREAAVIATGFSTVSMTFLLVVARTLGLMDHWTPYFFVAMLVTFVVTAITARLWPLCSIPDTYFGGAAAPEPQLEGGRLERAWQIGIRTADAQPNVFKLCGDNLWAGLKMAFAVIPAITSVGLLGLWLAEFTPVFDWFGYIFYPFFKVFGVAQPVLGGKAAAICLPEMFLPAILIKSSGTMLLKFVIAVVSISEILFFSASIPCIMGTDIPLKMRDILVIWFERVVLSILITVPIGMWMGFSDAVQAVAK; encoded by the coding sequence ATGTCCGAAAACGCAGCGCCCCGCAGTTCGGCTTTATTGAAGTTCGTCGTTTTCAGTTTGTTCGGCCTGTTCATGTTTTTCTTCAAGCTCGAGTGGCTCAGCCCGAACCTGAAGAGCGTGCCGGTCGATTTCATCGTCGGCTCGCTGCAGAGCCGCGCGATGCCGGCCGTGAAGATTTTTATCCTCGCGGTCATGTACGTCGGCGCGGCGATGCCCTTTATCAAAGGCACATGGAACAAAAACGGCATGGATATCTTCATGTCGATAGCCAAAGTCTGCGGCGCCGTGATCGGCACGATTCTTTATTTCAACCTGTGGCAGAGCAACGCCTGGCTGTGGCGCGGCGACATCGGCCCGTTCCTGTTCAACAAACTGGCGATCCCGGTCGGGCTGGTGATCCCCATCGGTTCGGTGTTCCTCGCCTTTTTGGCCAGCTACGGCCTGATGGAGTTCATCGGCGTGCTGGTGGACTGCGTCATGCGTCCGCTGTTCCGCACGCCGGGGCGTTCGGCCATCGACGCGGTGGCTTCGTTCGTGGGCAGCTATTCGATCGCCCTGATCATCACCAACGGCGTGTACCGCTCCAACCGCTACACGGCCCGCGAGGCGGCCGTCATCGCCACGGGGTTCTCGACGGTTTCGATGACCTTCCTGCTTGTGGTGGCGCGCACGCTGGGGCTGATGGATCACTGGACGCCGTATTTCTTCGTGGCGATGCTGGTGACGTTCGTCGTCACGGCGATCACGGCGCGCCTGTGGCCGCTGTGTTCGATTCCCGACACGTATTTCGGCGGCGCGGCGGCGCCCGAGCCTCAGCTCGAGGGCGGCCGTCTGGAACGCGCCTGGCAGATCGGCATCCGCACGGCCGACGCCCAGCCCAACGTGTTCAAACTTTGCGGCGACAATCTGTGGGCGGGGCTGAAGATGGCTTTCGCCGTGATCCCCGCGATCACGTCGGTGGGGCTGCTGGGGCTCTGGCTGGCGGAATTCACGCCGGTGTTCGACTGGTTCGGCTACATCTTCTATCCGTTCTTCAAGGTCTTCGGCGTGGCGCAGCCCGTGCTCGGCGGCAAAGCGGCGGCGATTTGCCTGCCGGAGATGTTCCTGCCCGCGATCCTGATCAAAAGTTCCGGCACGATGCTGCTCAAGTTCGTCATCGCCGTGGTCAGCATCTCCGAGATCCTGTTCTTCTCGGCCAGCATTCCCTGCATCATGGGCACCGACATCCCGCTGAAGATGCGCGACATCCTTGTGATCTGGTTCGAGCGCGTCGTGCTTTCGATCCTGATCACGGTCCCCATCGGCATGTGGATGGGCTTCAGCGACGCGGTGCAGGCGGTCGCGAAATAA
- a CDS encoding MGMT family protein, translated as MRNEKFAGEIPVTPAFERAVHKIVATIPRGKVATYGQIAEMAGAPGAAREVGHVMARVRAEQDLPCHRVVNKTGTLAPDFAFGGQERQRLMLEEEGVTFLADGRIDMSRHQWGRGEQLTLFP; from the coding sequence ATGAGAAACGAAAAATTTGCGGGCGAGATCCCCGTCACGCCGGCCTTCGAACGGGCCGTCCATAAGATCGTGGCGACCATTCCCAGAGGAAAAGTCGCCACCTACGGGCAGATCGCGGAAATGGCGGGCGCGCCCGGCGCCGCCCGCGAAGTGGGGCACGTGATGGCCCGCGTCAGAGCGGAGCAGGATCTCCCCTGTCACCGAGTCGTCAACAAGACGGGAACGCTGGCGCCCGACTTCGCCTTCGGCGGGCAAGAACGTCAACGGCTCATGCTGGAAGAGGAAGGCGTCACGTTCCTCGCCGACGGACGCATCGACATGTCGCGGCACCAATGGGGCCGCGGCGAGCAGCTGACGCTGTTTCCGTAA
- the dinB gene encoding DNA polymerase IV, whose product MTQSAVKTPIQRTVIHVDMDAFYAAVEIRDNPALKGRPLIIGALPDERGVVATCSYEARKFGVRSAMNIKEAYRRCPRGIFMHPNREKYRRASARLHAIWSAYADATEYVALDEGYLDVSRSARRFGGARRVARLIKERTRIETGLTCSVGVGYSKTSAKLASEEKKPDGYFEILTPRDFIGLIVDRDITVLYGVGARTAEKLYHAGIYTVRDVQNNRDRLPALLGGKTGRHLAELSFGVDDRPVTPSDAADAKSVSREVTFQKDTSHFGYLRDVLLLLSLDLGGKLRALGLNGRTVTLKATYWNMKTVTRSRSGESVDQPYEIYQTGCALLAGIEKNPVRLIGVGLQNLSESSVRQLTFATLGGERERLNAERLRARLLDLQRRYRVDLRPALRDRTGELLYQLIDLMQTRALPTTPNGA is encoded by the coding sequence ATGACGCAATCGGCCGTAAAGACGCCTATACAGAGGACCGTCATCCACGTCGACATGGACGCGTTCTACGCCGCAGTCGAGATCCGCGACAACCCGGCCCTGAAAGGCCGGCCGCTGATCATCGGCGCGCTGCCCGACGAACGCGGCGTCGTCGCCACGTGCAGCTACGAAGCGCGCAAGTTCGGCGTGCGTTCGGCCATGAACATCAAGGAAGCGTACCGGCGCTGCCCGCGGGGGATCTTCATGCACCCCAACCGGGAAAAGTACCGCCGGGCCTCGGCCCGGCTGCACGCCATCTGGAGCGCTTACGCCGACGCCACCGAATACGTGGCGCTCGACGAGGGCTACCTCGATGTCAGCCGTTCCGCGCGCCGGTTCGGCGGCGCCCGGCGCGTCGCCCGCCTCATCAAGGAGCGCACGAGAATCGAAACCGGCCTGACCTGCTCCGTCGGCGTCGGCTACTCGAAAACGTCGGCCAAGCTCGCCAGCGAAGAGAAGAAACCCGATGGCTATTTCGAGATTCTCACGCCGCGGGACTTCATCGGCCTCATCGTCGACCGCGACATCACCGTGCTCTACGGCGTCGGCGCCAGAACCGCGGAGAAACTTTACCACGCCGGCATCTACACCGTGCGCGACGTTCAGAACAACCGCGACCGCCTTCCCGCCCTGCTTGGCGGCAAAACCGGCCGCCACCTCGCCGAACTTTCCTTCGGCGTCGACGACCGCCCCGTCACGCCCTCCGACGCCGCCGACGCCAAGTCCGTCAGCCGCGAAGTCACGTTCCAGAAAGACACCTCCCATTTCGGCTACCTGCGCGACGTGCTCCTGCTGCTGTCGCTCGACCTGGGCGGCAAACTGCGCGCTCTCGGACTCAACGGCCGCACCGTCACGCTCAAGGCGACCTACTGGAACATGAAAACCGTCACCCGCTCCCGCAGCGGCGAGAGCGTCGATCAGCCCTACGAGATCTACCAGACGGGCTGCGCCCTGCTCGCCGGGATCGAGAAAAACCCCGTGCGCCTGATCGGCGTCGGCCTCCAGAACCTGAGCGAAAGCTCCGTGCGCCAGCTCACCTTTGCTACTCTCGGCGGGGAACGCGAACGCCTGAACGCCGAACGCCTCCGCGCCCGCCTGCTCGACCTGCAGCGCCGCTACCGCGTGGACCTGCGCCCGGCGCTGCGGGACCGGACCGGAGAACTTCTGTACCAACTCATCGACCTGATGCAGACCCGCGCCCTCCCGACGACGCCCAACGGGGCATAA
- a CDS encoding CdaR family transcriptional regulator: MNISHDSAMRIVTEMSSVIGHDVNMMDDRGVIIASTDPERLGTFHGGALELFRQELDELIVASDGEYPGARQGINLPVCFEGATVGVIGITGKGNEVQQYSQIIKKMTEILLLDSWGERQKQLRAAMWSQFMEEWLFSAEEQIAERFVERGLELGIDIRKPFQIFVVALEQRGAAEEQERLARVEEAVRQVVREATGGFYYKLPFRYVCFVSPVSEKRLREMAGRVYENVERCGFRSFIGIDAEPVDCRHVRGAYDRAGKALRAAVQNGERCAFYNGVDIEFIAGEMPLKTRQDFVARLFRGCSERDCGEIADFLSVYFRCNGSIQAAAKELCLHKNTVQYKLRRIHQLTRLDPRSLKNAAIFEVALAILKTLRSDTAAGALHL, encoded by the coding sequence ATGAACATCTCTCACGACAGCGCCATGCGCATCGTCACCGAAATGAGCTCCGTCATCGGGCACGACGTCAACATGATGGATGACCGCGGCGTCATCATCGCCAGTACCGACCCCGAACGCCTCGGCACCTTCCATGGCGGAGCGCTCGAACTGTTCCGTCAGGAGCTTGACGAACTCATCGTGGCCAGCGACGGCGAATATCCCGGGGCTCGTCAAGGCATCAACCTGCCCGTCTGCTTCGAAGGCGCGACGGTGGGCGTGATCGGCATTACCGGCAAAGGGAACGAGGTGCAGCAATACAGCCAGATCATCAAGAAAATGACCGAGATCCTGCTGCTGGATTCCTGGGGCGAGCGTCAGAAGCAGTTGCGCGCCGCCATGTGGAGTCAGTTCATGGAGGAATGGCTTTTTTCGGCCGAGGAGCAGATCGCCGAGCGTTTCGTCGAGCGCGGACTCGAGCTCGGCATCGACATCCGCAAGCCGTTTCAGATTTTTGTCGTCGCGCTGGAACAACGCGGCGCGGCGGAAGAGCAGGAGCGCCTCGCTCGCGTTGAGGAGGCGGTTCGGCAGGTTGTGCGGGAGGCAACGGGAGGTTTTTACTATAAACTGCCGTTCCGTTATGTCTGTTTCGTATCCCCTGTCAGCGAGAAACGGCTGCGCGAGATGGCCGGCCGCGTCTATGAAAACGTGGAACGCTGCGGTTTTCGCTCTTTTATCGGCATCGACGCCGAGCCTGTCGACTGCCGACACGTCCGCGGCGCTTACGACCGCGCCGGCAAAGCGCTTCGGGCCGCGGTGCAGAACGGGGAGCGTTGCGCCTTCTATAACGGCGTCGATATTGAATTTATCGCCGGCGAAATGCCCCTCAAAACGCGCCAGGATTTCGTCGCGCGCCTTTTTCGAGGGTGCTCCGAACGCGACTGCGGCGAAATCGCGGATTTCCTGTCCGTCTATTTTCGCTGCAACGGTTCGATTCAGGCCGCTGCGAAAGAGCTTTGTCTGCACAAAAACACCGTGCAGTACAAGCTGCGCCGTATCCACCAGCTGACCCGTCTCGATCCGCGTAGCCTGAAAAACGCGGCGATTTTCGAGGTCGCCCTCGCCATTCTCAAGACGCTGAGATCCGACACGGCGGCCGGCGCGCTGCATTTATAA
- a CDS encoding glycerate kinase, whose amino-acid sequence MKIVVAPDSFKGCCTAVEASRAIAQGIAAVFPQAGIVRLPAADGGEGTAEALLSALGGVKKTANVTGPLGDPVAAAFAILPDGTAVIETASASGLPLVPREKLNPLLATSRGTGELIRAALDEGCRKFLIGLGGSATNDAGMGMAQALGVSFSDAAGRELGPGGAGLERLARIDASRLDARLSQSRFTALCDVRNTLCGPDGASAVYGPQKGATPETIARLDAALYRFAQIARRDLGRDILDVPGCGAAGGLGAALPLFCGAQIQSGIDTVLDLIRFDAHMSGCDLVITGEGSIDGQSAYGKVPAGVARRAKRHGGIPVAAVVGAMKPGAEKVYKYGIDVIMPTATGPMTLGESIARAPELLSGAAERLMRIVRMTLKHVHLSTEQ is encoded by the coding sequence GTGAAGATTGTGGTGGCGCCGGATTCATTCAAGGGATGCTGCACGGCTGTGGAGGCGTCGCGTGCGATTGCGCAAGGGATCGCAGCCGTTTTTCCGCAAGCCGGGATCGTGCGTCTGCCCGCGGCCGACGGCGGCGAGGGCACGGCAGAGGCGCTGCTGTCGGCGCTGGGCGGCGTGAAGAAAACGGCGAACGTCACAGGCCCTTTGGGCGATCCGGTCGCAGCCGCGTTTGCGATATTGCCCGACGGGACGGCCGTCATCGAGACGGCATCGGCTTCGGGGCTGCCGCTGGTACCGCGCGAAAAGCTGAATCCGCTGCTCGCCACAAGCCGCGGCACGGGAGAACTGATACGAGCGGCGCTGGACGAGGGCTGCCGGAAGTTTCTGATCGGGCTCGGCGGCTCGGCGACGAACGACGCAGGCATGGGGATGGCGCAAGCCCTGGGCGTTTCGTTTTCCGACGCCGCGGGGCGCGAGCTTGGCCCCGGCGGCGCCGGGCTGGAACGTCTGGCACGCATCGACGCGTCGCGCCTGGACGCGCGGCTGTCGCAAAGCCGCTTCACGGCGCTCTGCGACGTGAGAAACACGCTCTGCGGACCGGACGGCGCGTCGGCGGTCTACGGGCCGCAAAAGGGCGCGACGCCCGAGACGATCGCGCGGCTTGACGCGGCGCTGTATCGTTTCGCGCAGATCGCGCGGCGCGACCTGGGGCGCGACATATTGGACGTTCCCGGCTGCGGCGCGGCCGGCGGATTGGGAGCGGCGCTGCCCCTGTTCTGCGGCGCACAGATCCAGTCGGGCATCGACACCGTGCTCGACCTGATCCGATTCGACGCGCACATGAGCGGCTGCGATCTGGTCATCACCGGCGAAGGCAGCATCGATGGGCAGTCAGCGTACGGCAAAGTGCCCGCCGGCGTGGCCCGAAGAGCCAAACGTCACGGGGGAATCCCCGTGGCGGCCGTCGTCGGCGCCATGAAACCGGGCGCGGAGAAAGTGTACAAATACGGCATCGACGTGATCATGCCGACGGCGACAGGCCCGATGACGCTCGGCGAGTCGATCGCCCGCGCGCCTGAACTGCTGTCCGGCGCGGCGGAACGGCTGATGCGCATCGTCAGAATGACCTTAAAACACGTCCACCTAAGCACAGAACAATGA
- a CDS encoding succinylglutamate desuccinylase/aspartoacylase family protein, which produces MDKRVFSSDNLVKSLCAFAILGGLFVASRKIFIESRQQFPIYPSAALTRIARLSEYFDGVRGTTADGEVYVFDSGMPGASILILGGTHNDEPSGHVAAIAMIENLHVKKGRIFIVPRANPSGLTHTTPLEGFFDRYYVDTPNGKRWFKFGSRYTNPIYQWPDPDIFVHHQSLQSMAGEESRNLNRCWPGRPDGTYTEKLAYAYMELMRKEKIDLAADFHEAPLEYFLINAICYPEKSSKVALGAEFNLSMEDLQYTMEASPGNLHGFFHREVGDYSSTTMPFLMETPNPSQGRFHGKMTNDLIVTGQDTNYIKAGKLGRLFVDMDENGWPLSLRVARQIKSAEEIINSFNELYPDRAIEAEGIPPYREIVEKGVGAFLHAPEK; this is translated from the coding sequence ATGGATAAAAGAGTCTTTTCCTCCGACAATCTGGTTAAATCGCTCTGCGCATTTGCCATTCTTGGCGGACTGTTCGTCGCCAGTCGGAAGATTTTCATTGAATCGAGACAACAGTTCCCTATTTATCCTAGCGCCGCTCTGACTCGTATCGCCCGTCTCAGCGAATATTTCGACGGCGTCCGAGGAACAACAGCCGACGGTGAGGTTTATGTGTTCGACAGCGGCATGCCCGGTGCTTCCATACTCATTCTCGGCGGGACACATAACGATGAGCCTTCAGGTCACGTCGCCGCGATTGCGATGATTGAAAATCTTCACGTAAAAAAAGGACGCATTTTTATCGTACCACGTGCCAATCCCAGCGGTCTGACACATACAACGCCACTGGAAGGCTTCTTCGACCGCTATTACGTTGATACACCGAACGGCAAACGCTGGTTCAAGTTTGGTTCGCGCTACACCAATCCCATCTACCAGTGGCCAGATCCCGATATTTTTGTGCATCACCAATCGTTGCAGAGCATGGCTGGCGAAGAATCGCGCAATCTAAACCGTTGCTGGCCCGGCCGCCCTGACGGTACCTATACGGAAAAGCTCGCATACGCTTATATGGAACTGATGCGCAAGGAAAAAATTGATCTTGCCGCCGACTTTCACGAAGCACCGCTGGAATATTTCTTAATCAACGCTATCTGCTATCCCGAGAAGAGCAGCAAAGTGGCGTTGGGAGCCGAATTCAACCTCTCCATGGAAGACCTGCAGTACACCATGGAAGCTTCTCCAGGCAACCTTCATGGATTCTTTCATCGCGAAGTTGGCGATTACTCCTCCACGACCATGCCGTTCTTAATGGAAACGCCTAATCCGTCACAGGGACGTTTTCATGGCAAAATGACAAACGACTTGATCGTAACCGGTCAGGATACAAATTATATCAAAGCCGGTAAATTGGGACGTCTGTTCGTTGATATGGATGAAAATGGCTGGCCGTTGTCGTTGCGCGTCGCGCGTCAGATCAAGAGCGCTGAAGAAATTATCAATTCCTTTAATGAGCTTTATCCAGATCGCGCCATTGAAGCAGAGGGCATTCCACCGTACAGGGAAATTGTGGAAAAAGGCGTGGGAGCCTTTCTTCACGCGCCAGAGAAATAA
- a CDS encoding DUF6305 family protein, with protein MKTLKAAIFALLTIMLVTGSALAQNTFEAPVLITSAGQSIEAATVNFHFEKANIKAVLENLAKPAKLEGIKTLVVVPGHSLKGLGSAGIDEASELTRVNDLVEAAHTAGIPIICIHIGGKARRGTTSQPFIEASMKYAATCIVYDAGNEDGYFTDTCAKNNIPLITMPKAAFLAKNLKNLFPNQ; from the coding sequence ATGAAAACGCTGAAAGCTGCCATTTTTGCTCTTCTGACCATAATGCTCGTGACAGGCTCCGCTCTTGCCCAGAATACCTTTGAGGCGCCTGTGCTCATCACGTCAGCCGGTCAAAGCATCGAAGCGGCTACCGTAAATTTTCACTTTGAAAAAGCCAACATCAAGGCCGTTTTAGAAAACCTAGCTAAGCCCGCCAAGCTCGAAGGCATTAAAACTCTCGTCGTCGTTCCCGGACACAGCCTGAAAGGGCTCGGCAGCGCTGGTATCGACGAAGCATCCGAGCTGACTCGCGTCAACGATCTGGTCGAAGCCGCCCACACCGCCGGCATTCCCATCATTTGCATCCATATTGGGGGCAAAGCCCGACGTGGGACCACCTCGCAACCTTTTATCGAAGCGAGCATGAAATACGCGGCTACCTGCATCGTTTATGATGCTGGCAATGAAGATGGTTACTTCACTGACACCTGTGCAAAGAACAACATTCCGTTGATCACTATGCCCAAGGCCGCCTTCCTCGCCAAGAACCTAAAAAACCTGTTCCCCAATCAGTAA